A window from Chitinophaga filiformis encodes these proteins:
- a CDS encoding VWA domain-containing protein, with the protein MDDLNKWRLVLGGNDADGTGFSLSGQELQMDKTLEALYDSEKKGGLGPSSPNVSRWLGDIRTFFPASVVQVMQRDALQRLNITQMLLEKEMLENVEPDVHLVATLLTLRHAIPDKTRDTAKQVVKRVVDELLKKLTQPTLQAITGSLHRSVRNRRPRYNEINWHATILKNLQHYQPEYKTIIPETRIGYGRKTTSLKDVVLCLDQSGSMGTSVVYSGIFGSVMASIPAIKTRMIVFDTAVADLTEELDDPVDLLFGVQLGGGTDIHVALSYCQQIITKPADTVLVLITDLFEGGSDDNMRKRAAELIAAGVQVIVLLALNDDGAPAYDHSNAQFFSNLGIPVFACTPDKFPDMMAAALSKQDINSWAAKEDLILKK; encoded by the coding sequence ATGGATGATCTGAATAAATGGCGTCTCGTATTGGGTGGCAATGATGCTGACGGTACAGGTTTCTCTCTCAGCGGACAGGAACTGCAAATGGACAAAACCCTGGAGGCGCTTTATGACAGTGAGAAAAAAGGAGGTCTCGGCCCCTCCTCTCCCAATGTAAGCCGCTGGCTGGGAGATATCCGCACATTTTTCCCTGCTTCCGTTGTCCAGGTAATGCAACGCGATGCCTTACAACGTTTGAATATCACACAGATGCTGCTGGAGAAAGAAATGTTGGAGAATGTGGAACCGGATGTGCACCTGGTCGCTACATTGCTAACATTGCGGCATGCTATTCCTGATAAGACAAGAGATACTGCGAAACAGGTGGTAAAAAGAGTAGTGGACGAATTGCTGAAAAAGTTGACACAACCAACACTACAAGCAATTACAGGCAGCCTTCACAGAAGCGTTCGTAACAGGAGGCCGCGCTACAATGAGATCAACTGGCATGCTACTATACTTAAGAACTTACAGCATTATCAACCGGAATACAAAACAATTATCCCTGAAACCCGCATCGGTTATGGACGTAAAACGACTTCTCTGAAAGACGTTGTACTGTGTCTCGATCAGAGCGGATCAATGGGCACTTCCGTGGTTTACTCAGGCATCTTCGGGTCTGTAATGGCGTCAATACCTGCTATCAAAACCCGTATGATCGTATTCGATACTGCTGTTGCTGATCTTACAGAAGAACTGGATGATCCTGTTGATCTTCTATTTGGCGTACAGCTGGGAGGCGGTACCGATATCCATGTTGCACTGTCGTACTGCCAGCAGATCATTACAAAACCTGCTGATACAGTACTTGTGCTGATCACAGACCTCTTTGAAGGAGGCAGTGATGATAATATGCGAAAACGTGCTGCAGAACTCATCGCAGCAGGAGTACAGGTAATTGTGTTACTTGCATTGAACGACGATGGTGCGCCCGCCTATGATCACAGCAATGCACAATTCTTCTCCAATCTGGGTATCCCTGTTTTTGCCTGTACGCCGGACAAGTTTCCCGACATGATGGCTGCTGCACTTAGCAAACAGGATATCAACAGCTGGGCTGCTAAAGAAGATCTGATATTGAAAAAGTGA
- the mnmG gene encoding tRNA uridine-5-carboxymethylaminomethyl(34) synthesis enzyme MnmG has translation MFPSYDVIVVGAGHAGCEAAAAAANMGSKVLLVTMNMQTIAQMSCNPAMGGIAKGQIVREIDALGGYSGIVTDQSMIQFRMLNRSKGPAMWSPRTQNDRMLFAAKWREALEQTPNVDFYQDMVKGLLVKNGVCYGVVTGLGHEIKAKSVVLTNGTFLNGVMHIGDKQFGGGRVAEKAATGITEQLVSLGFESDRLKTGTPPRIDARSLDYSKMEEQPGDEVITGFSFLDIEKIKPEQQRSCHITYTSDKVHDMLKTGFDRSPMFQGRIQGVGPRYCPSIEDKINRFAERDRHQLFVEPEGWNTVEIYVNGFSTSLPEDVQYKALQLVPGFENVKMFRPGYAIEYDYFPPTQLQFSLETKQIQNLFFAGQINGTTGYEEAACQGLMAGINAHLKASGQAPFVLKRSEAYIGVLIDDLINKGTDEPYRMFTSRAEFRTLLRQDNADLRLTEKSFEMGLAGQNRLDKVVLKKEGVEKIKSILKELPIDPEEINHLLAEKNSSPLPQRMRAYQILLRPSLDIFSMRNGVAKIEKALAGFTDETLEQAEIQIKYEVYIEKEIDLVKRMSQMEDLIIPDSFDYTKLVSLSAEARQKFNKIRPRTLGQASRISGVNPSDVQILMVYMGR, from the coding sequence ATGTTTCCATCTTACGATGTTATTGTGGTAGGCGCCGGACATGCCGGTTGCGAAGCGGCGGCAGCTGCTGCGAATATGGGATCCAAAGTTTTACTGGTGACCATGAACATGCAAACTATAGCTCAGATGAGTTGTAACCCGGCAATGGGAGGTATAGCCAAAGGTCAGATAGTAAGAGAAATTGATGCTTTAGGTGGATATTCGGGGATAGTTACAGATCAGTCAATGATACAATTCCGCATGCTGAACCGTTCCAAAGGACCAGCTATGTGGAGCCCCCGTACCCAAAATGATCGCATGCTGTTTGCTGCCAAATGGAGAGAAGCTTTAGAGCAAACGCCTAATGTAGATTTTTACCAGGACATGGTAAAAGGACTATTGGTAAAAAACGGTGTTTGTTATGGTGTGGTGACAGGGCTGGGACATGAAATAAAAGCAAAGTCAGTTGTTTTAACTAACGGAACTTTCCTCAACGGGGTAATGCATATTGGCGACAAGCAATTTGGTGGCGGAAGAGTTGCGGAAAAAGCTGCGACTGGAATCACCGAGCAACTTGTTTCCCTGGGCTTCGAAAGCGACCGTTTGAAAACAGGAACACCTCCAAGGATAGACGCAAGAAGTTTGGACTATTCCAAAATGGAAGAACAACCAGGTGATGAAGTGATCACCGGATTCTCTTTTTTAGATATCGAAAAGATCAAACCAGAGCAGCAAAGAAGTTGCCATATCACTTACACCAGCGATAAGGTACATGACATGCTGAAGACTGGTTTTGACAGATCGCCCATGTTTCAGGGAAGGATCCAGGGGGTAGGTCCGAGATACTGTCCAAGTATTGAAGATAAGATCAACCGTTTTGCAGAAAGAGACAGACATCAATTGTTCGTGGAGCCGGAAGGTTGGAACACCGTAGAAATTTATGTGAACGGTTTTTCTACTTCTCTTCCTGAAGATGTTCAGTATAAAGCATTGCAGTTAGTACCAGGATTTGAAAACGTAAAAATGTTCCGTCCGGGTTATGCTATCGAGTACGATTATTTTCCACCAACCCAGTTGCAGTTCTCCCTGGAAACTAAACAAATCCAGAACTTATTTTTTGCAGGGCAGATCAATGGAACAACTGGTTACGAAGAGGCAGCTTGCCAGGGATTGATGGCAGGTATAAATGCCCATCTGAAAGCAAGTGGTCAGGCACCATTCGTGTTGAAGAGGAGTGAAGCATATATCGGAGTACTGATCGATGATCTGATCAACAAGGGAACTGATGAACCTTATCGAATGTTTACCTCGAGAGCAGAATTCAGAACATTGTTGAGACAGGATAATGCCGACCTCCGCCTGACTGAAAAAAGTTTTGAGATGGGATTGGCTGGACAAAACAGGTTGGACAAAGTGGTATTGAAGAAAGAAGGAGTGGAGAAGATAAAAAGTATTCTAAAAGAATTGCCGATTGATCCGGAAGAAATAAATCACCTGCTCGCAGAGAAAAATTCATCACCACTTCCTCAAAGGATGCGCGCTTATCAGATTTTGTTAAGACCTTCTCTCGATATTTTTTCTATGAGGAACGGAGTGGCAAAAATAGAAAAAGCACTTGCCGGATTTACTGACGAAACTTTAGAACAGGCAGAGATACAGATCAAGTACGAAGTATACATTGAAAAGGAAATTGATCTGGTGAAAAGAATGAGCCAGATGGAAGACCTGATTATTCCGGATAGCTTTGATTATACAAAACTTGTTTCATTAAGCGCAGAAGCCAGACAGAAATTTAATAAAATTCGTCCGCGTACATTGGGACAGGCAAGCAGAATTAGTGGAGTGAATCCAAGTGATGTGCAGATCCTGATGGTGTACATGGGTAGATAA
- a CDS encoding DUF3320 domain-containing protein: MKESILIKLEASRRELLDLGLRNPLLNYRLPLSRGVHIEQESIANIYEVLVKQGKAMTFLPKTDPKEKKEKEGEVSEPPLPLQEPEEIVYDTRLQTTETAAALQNRLLNTYYAARTSLEEQGVNILFLTLGMLKWYERDNGKELRQAPLILIPVSLERSSAREKFRLRYTGSEVEMNLSLQTKIKAEFGITLPDMPESDEIAVTEYIEQIAATINGMQDWEVVADAVELGFFSFGKLMLYHDLDSDGWPADEKPANHPILQSLFGEGFKENASDIREDAFIDTETTAHELHQVVDADGSQLLAMLAVQEGRNLVIQGPPGTGKSQTITNLIANAVGEGKKVLFVAEKMAALEVVKRRLDSIQLGEACLELHSHKANKKELHQELRRTLELGKPAILQLQQEVTLLDDYRKELNEYSTAVNTPVGESGITPHQLMGYLLKLKEQFATIALPRIAIPDIDAWNALRMQRAEAMATRIENRLGETGIPSALLFWGCELTVLTPAGQDKLIPILQKAESTTTALQHESAVIAGQVGLPMPLNRKYSMDLSFFVQLASVRPDIAGVHLKHPAWLQQKDDIKELIETGKRLRKIHQLYDAVLIPEAWDQQVLEMRQNLLAYGDKWYKFLKGDYNKTNRQLAALYKTGAPDDLQAKLACIDAILEARRLSKLLQEYETLAKELFVQRWQKGQTNWELLENIANYLTEVHKQIGYGTCSSVILDYLEKNEPVETAKRYYDTLLTLLSQQGAAIDAVTTAFAFNDKKRFRDITPLLQRPYEDQILLMQSWINGLPEIHHTISWNNLVETAVAEGLQTLTDAVAYWPESVTALKGALQKTWYEYLWEKALIAHASLRKFERSSHEAAIKQFVKLDTLNLQYNRARAALKHWDGVPPLEAGGQVNVLRTEFNKKARHMPIRKLMQAAGLAIQAIKPVFMMSPLSIANFLPPGALQFDLVIFDEASQVRPVDALGALLRGKQLVVVGDSKQLPPSTFFDSLMKEVDDEENVTADMPSILGMCDAQGAPQRMLRWHYRSRHESLISMSNHEFYEDKLVIFPSPGAEHKMGLVYHHLKDATYDRGKTRTNQREADAITEAVIEHALHHPELSLGVVAFSSAQMQAIQQSLEAARKKMPEVEMFFKAHPHEPFFVKNLENVQGDERDVIFISIGYGRTPEGTVNLSFGPLNNEGGEKRLNVLITRAKQRCEVFTNLTADDIDLSKTESEGVRALKNFLYFAQHGSMQSGYTEGLPVNIPFEMLVADHLTAAGYNVKKQIGSKGFYIDLAVVDPQHPGKYLLGIMCDGAAYHAARSAKDRDRLRQQVLENMGWNIYNVWSTDWFRHPERELRRLIAAIENARGGQEDVQGNIPEEDYTMIREDEEEGSDVPLYEMAVLPEEIATKDLHQHPAEKLRSWLEMVVRVESPVHVEEVTRRILEAADVSRVGNRIREVLKQAIADAVGNDSVVVRDEFLWDAAMLTPLVRSRANLPAASRRMTYIAAEELQAVIEKVVGDAIAITMVAAIPVIAKTLGFARVTEDLRADLQEAVEKALADGIIYQDDEWLKVK, translated from the coding sequence ATGAAGGAATCAATCCTTATCAAACTCGAGGCTTCACGCCGGGAGCTGCTGGATCTGGGACTACGTAACCCCTTGTTGAATTACCGTTTACCCCTTAGCAGAGGAGTGCATATTGAGCAGGAAAGCATTGCCAATATATATGAGGTATTGGTGAAGCAGGGGAAGGCGATGACTTTTCTACCTAAAACTGATCCGAAAGAAAAGAAAGAAAAAGAGGGGGAAGTTTCCGAACCACCGTTACCATTGCAGGAGCCGGAGGAAATAGTATACGATACGCGTCTGCAGACAACTGAAACAGCCGCTGCATTGCAGAACAGGTTGTTAAATACTTACTATGCTGCACGTACCAGCCTGGAAGAACAGGGTGTGAATATTCTGTTTCTGACTTTAGGTATGTTGAAATGGTATGAAAGAGATAATGGCAAAGAACTAAGACAGGCGCCCCTGATATTAATACCTGTTTCTCTTGAACGTTCCAGTGCCAGAGAAAAATTTCGTTTGCGCTATACCGGTAGTGAGGTAGAAATGAACCTTAGTTTGCAGACTAAGATCAAAGCAGAATTTGGTATTACCTTGCCCGATATGCCGGAGTCGGATGAAATAGCTGTCACCGAATATATAGAGCAGATCGCAGCAACCATCAATGGTATGCAGGACTGGGAAGTTGTTGCTGATGCTGTTGAACTCGGGTTTTTCTCCTTTGGTAAATTAATGTTGTATCATGACCTGGATAGTGATGGATGGCCTGCTGATGAAAAGCCTGCGAATCATCCTATTCTACAAAGTCTTTTCGGAGAAGGGTTTAAAGAGAATGCGTCAGACATTCGTGAAGATGCATTTATTGATACCGAAACAACAGCACATGAACTGCACCAGGTAGTTGATGCGGATGGTTCTCAGTTGCTGGCAATGCTGGCTGTACAGGAAGGCCGCAATCTGGTAATACAGGGACCTCCCGGTACAGGTAAATCTCAAACCATTACTAACCTTATTGCCAATGCAGTTGGTGAAGGAAAGAAGGTATTGTTCGTTGCTGAGAAAATGGCTGCACTGGAAGTAGTGAAACGCAGACTGGATAGTATACAACTGGGAGAAGCCTGTCTTGAGTTGCATAGTCATAAGGCAAATAAGAAAGAGCTGCATCAGGAATTAAGAAGAACACTGGAACTGGGCAAGCCGGCCATTCTGCAGTTACAGCAGGAAGTAACATTATTGGATGATTACAGGAAAGAGTTAAATGAGTATAGTACTGCTGTAAATACGCCTGTCGGAGAAAGTGGTATTACTCCGCATCAGTTGATGGGATACCTGTTGAAACTGAAAGAGCAGTTTGCGACAATAGCATTACCGCGTATCGCCATACCAGATATAGATGCATGGAATGCACTACGCATGCAACGTGCAGAAGCAATGGCGACAAGGATTGAAAACAGGTTAGGCGAAACAGGTATTCCTTCAGCATTGTTATTCTGGGGATGTGAGTTAACAGTATTGACACCTGCCGGCCAGGATAAATTAATACCCATACTTCAGAAAGCAGAAAGCACTACTACAGCCTTACAACATGAAAGTGCTGTTATTGCCGGCCAGGTAGGATTGCCAATGCCGCTCAACAGGAAATACAGCATGGACCTGTCTTTCTTTGTACAACTGGCTTCCGTGCGTCCGGATATAGCTGGTGTACATTTGAAGCACCCGGCATGGTTGCAACAGAAAGACGATATCAAAGAACTGATCGAAACAGGTAAGCGGCTGCGTAAGATACATCAGCTCTATGATGCTGTGCTGATACCGGAAGCATGGGATCAGCAGGTACTTGAAATGCGTCAGAACTTACTGGCGTATGGCGATAAGTGGTATAAGTTTTTAAAAGGCGATTATAATAAAACCAACCGTCAGCTGGCTGCTTTATATAAAACGGGAGCGCCTGATGATCTGCAGGCGAAATTAGCATGTATCGATGCTATTCTTGAAGCGAGACGGTTAAGTAAATTATTGCAGGAGTATGAGACCTTAGCAAAAGAATTGTTTGTACAGCGTTGGCAGAAAGGGCAAACCAACTGGGAATTGCTTGAGAATATAGCTAACTATTTAACAGAAGTGCATAAGCAGATCGGTTACGGTACATGCTCTTCCGTAATATTAGATTACCTGGAAAAAAATGAACCGGTAGAAACAGCTAAGCGATATTATGATACGCTGCTAACACTTCTATCGCAACAGGGAGCGGCTATAGATGCCGTAACAACTGCATTCGCCTTTAATGATAAAAAGCGCTTCCGAGATATCACACCATTACTGCAAAGACCCTATGAAGATCAGATCCTGCTGATGCAGTCATGGATCAACGGATTGCCTGAAATACATCACACCATCTCCTGGAACAATCTGGTAGAAACCGCTGTAGCGGAAGGATTGCAGACATTGACAGATGCAGTTGCATATTGGCCGGAAAGTGTAACCGCATTAAAAGGAGCATTGCAGAAAACATGGTATGAATATCTCTGGGAAAAAGCGTTGATAGCACATGCATCATTGCGCAAGTTTGAGAGATCAAGTCATGAAGCTGCGATAAAACAATTTGTAAAATTAGATACGCTTAACCTCCAATATAACAGGGCGCGGGCTGCATTAAAACATTGGGATGGGGTACCACCACTGGAAGCCGGCGGGCAGGTAAATGTACTGCGGACGGAGTTTAACAAGAAGGCACGTCATATGCCTATACGTAAATTAATGCAGGCTGCAGGACTGGCAATACAGGCTATCAAACCTGTTTTCATGATGAGCCCTCTTTCTATTGCAAACTTCTTACCACCAGGTGCGTTACAATTTGATCTTGTGATATTTGATGAAGCGAGCCAGGTAAGGCCGGTGGATGCACTCGGCGCATTATTGAGAGGAAAACAACTGGTTGTAGTAGGCGATAGCAAACAGCTGCCACCAAGTACATTCTTTGATTCTCTGATGAAAGAAGTAGATGATGAAGAGAATGTCACTGCTGATATGCCGAGCATATTAGGTATGTGCGATGCACAGGGTGCGCCGCAGAGAATGTTGCGCTGGCATTACCGCAGCAGACATGAATCGTTGATCAGTATGTCTAATCATGAATTCTATGAAGACAAATTAGTGATCTTTCCAAGTCCTGGAGCGGAGCACAAAATGGGATTAGTATATCATCATTTAAAAGATGCGACATACGACCGTGGTAAGACCAGAACAAATCAGCGGGAAGCAGATGCAATTACTGAGGCCGTGATCGAACATGCCCTGCATCATCCGGAGCTGAGCCTTGGTGTTGTTGCCTTCAGCTCTGCGCAAATGCAGGCTATACAGCAATCGCTGGAAGCGGCCAGGAAGAAAATGCCCGAGGTGGAAATGTTCTTTAAAGCACATCCGCATGAACCATTTTTTGTAAAGAACCTGGAGAATGTTCAGGGGGATGAACGTGATGTGATCTTTATCAGTATTGGTTATGGCCGCACACCGGAAGGCACGGTGAACCTGTCTTTCGGACCACTAAATAACGAAGGCGGTGAGAAAAGATTAAATGTATTGATCACCAGGGCAAAGCAACGCTGTGAAGTATTTACCAATCTTACTGCCGATGATATTGATCTGAGTAAAACAGAAAGTGAAGGCGTACGTGCGCTCAAGAACTTCCTGTATTTCGCACAACATGGATCAATGCAAAGCGGATATACGGAAGGCTTACCTGTAAACATTCCTTTTGAGATGCTTGTTGCCGATCATCTGACAGCAGCGGGTTACAATGTAAAGAAGCAGATAGGCAGTAAGGGATTTTATATTGACCTCGCAGTAGTTGATCCGCAGCATCCGGGTAAATATTTGCTGGGTATTATGTGCGATGGGGCCGCATATCATGCTGCACGTTCTGCAAAAGACAGAGACAGATTGCGCCAGCAGGTGCTGGAGAATATGGGCTGGAACATTTACAACGTATGGAGTACAGATTGGTTTCGGCATCCGGAAAGAGAATTGAGAAGATTAATAGCGGCTATTGAAAATGCAAGGGGAGGACAGGAGGATGTTCAAGGCAATATACCTGAGGAAGATTATACGATGATAAGAGAAGATGAAGAGGAGGGAAGTGATGTACCGTTATACGAGATGGCAGTATTACCGGAAGAAATAGCAACAAAAGATCTGCACCAGCATCCGGCTGAGAAATTAAGATCATGGCTGGAAATGGTAGTACGGGTGGAAAGCCCCGTTCATGTGGAGGAAGTGACCCGCCGGATACTTGAGGCCGCAGATGTATCGCGTGTAGGTAACAGGATACGTGAAGTGTTGAAACAGGCTATTGCAGATGCAGTTGGTAATGACTCCGTAGTAGTAAGGGATGAATTCCTATGGGATGCGGCTATGCTTACGCCATTGGTGCGCAGCAGGGCAAACCTTCCTGCCGCATCCCGCAGAATGACTTACATCGCAGCGGAAGAGTTACAGGCTGTAATTGAAAAAGTAGTGGGCGACGCAATTGCTATCACCATGGTTGCAGCTATTCCCGTCATTGCAAAGACACTGGGTTTTGCACGCGTCACAGAAGATCTGAGAGCTGACCTGCAGGAAGCCGTTGAAAAGGCGCTGGCAGATGGGATCATTTACCAGGATGATGAATGGTTAAAAGTGAAATGA
- the cls gene encoding cardiolipin synthase, giving the protein MYQILYFLWGTDWHIALKITGYVLISLSFIGIVGTILLENRNPVKAMAYIMLLIFVPILGLVVYYYLGRDLRKKRRFTLKGSKDETLMLRYWESQRKEIEHLQVQLRHLVSNKQEISAMLLNTRHSVLSRNNRVQLLLNGEEKFPAVMEALRAAKHHIHIEYYIFAADNVGNEVANILVEKLKEGVEVRFIYDDLGSDDIGDIPDLLEEHGAEVFSFSPVLINFYLNANYRNHRKIIIIDGEVGFTGGINMDARYLNTAENAVFWRDTHLKLEGDVVNLLQLQFMMSYRYCSKNTFPFGPPYFHRSDLRENCFADIVASGPDSEFPMAMQTILMAINLARRSIRISNPYFIPNEQILTALQMAALAGKTVQLILPFRGDSFFVQHAAQSYIKSMLDAGVKVYFYQKGFIHAKSIAIDDNLAIVGSVNLDYRSFYLNSEIAVVVYDKQFVHKLNSAFEQDLQDSVHIERRLWKNRSIGERFIDAVCRLFTPLL; this is encoded by the coding sequence GTGTATCAGATATTATATTTCCTCTGGGGTACTGACTGGCATATAGCACTGAAAATCACTGGTTATGTGCTCATCTCACTTTCTTTTATAGGAATAGTGGGTACTATCTTGCTGGAAAACCGCAATCCGGTTAAGGCAATGGCTTACATTATGTTGTTGATCTTCGTTCCCATACTGGGACTAGTAGTATATTACTATCTGGGGAGAGACCTACGTAAGAAACGCCGTTTCACGCTCAAGGGAAGTAAAGATGAAACACTAATGTTGCGTTACTGGGAATCCCAGCGGAAAGAGATAGAACATTTGCAGGTCCAGCTCAGACACCTGGTATCAAACAAACAGGAAATATCTGCCATGTTGCTGAATACCCGGCACTCTGTACTTTCCCGCAACAATCGCGTACAGCTATTACTGAACGGAGAGGAAAAATTTCCGGCAGTCATGGAAGCATTAAGAGCAGCCAAACATCACATACATATTGAGTACTACATTTTCGCTGCAGATAATGTAGGTAATGAAGTAGCCAATATCCTGGTGGAGAAGTTAAAAGAAGGAGTAGAAGTCCGGTTCATATATGACGACCTGGGAAGTGATGACATCGGAGATATTCCTGATCTGCTGGAAGAACATGGTGCTGAAGTATTTTCATTTTCACCGGTGCTGATCAATTTTTATCTCAATGCTAATTACCGTAATCACAGGAAGATTATTATCATAGACGGAGAAGTAGGATTCACCGGGGGTATCAATATGGATGCACGTTATCTGAACACTGCAGAAAATGCTGTATTCTGGAGAGACACTCATCTGAAGCTGGAAGGCGATGTTGTCAATTTACTCCAACTGCAATTCATGATGAGTTATCGTTATTGTAGTAAAAATACTTTCCCTTTCGGCCCGCCTTACTTTCACCGTTCCGATCTCCGTGAGAATTGTTTTGCAGATATTGTAGCCAGTGGACCTGATTCCGAATTCCCCATGGCGATGCAGACTATTCTGATGGCTATTAACCTGGCAAGACGTTCCATCCGTATCAGTAATCCATACTTTATACCCAATGAACAGATATTAACAGCTTTGCAGATGGCCGCACTTGCGGGAAAAACTGTACAGCTGATCTTACCATTCCGCGGAGATTCTTTTTTTGTGCAACATGCAGCACAATCTTACATCAAGTCGATGCTTGATGCGGGTGTAAAAGTTTATTTCTATCAAAAGGGTTTTATACATGCCAAGTCAATTGCGATAGATGACAACCTCGCAATTGTTGGTTCTGTTAATCTGGATTACCGGAGTTTTTATCTGAACAGTGAAATTGCAGTAGTCGTTTACGACAAACAGTTTGTGCATAAGTTAAACTCCGCCTTTGAACAGGATTTACAGGATTCTGTTCACATAGAAAGACGTTTGTGGAAAAACCGCTCTATCGGGGAAAGGTTCATTGATGCTGTATGCAGATTGTTCACTCCTTTGTTGTAA
- a CDS encoding lactonase family protein gives MEKYLLIGTYTKSAEEGINVYAFNTSTGTLRYVSTTKNVENPSYLVIAPDKKHVYSVNENNDGGVSAFAWDTTSGELTFLNKQSSGGAAPCYITTDEDGKYVIVGNYGGGSLSILPVRADGKIDAPVQTIEHTGTGPNKERQEKPHVHCTVFGPDHKSLYVSDLGIDQVVIYSYRQGDVLPLVPADTGYALLPPGSGPRHITFHPNGKWAYLIHELDGKVTAFNYVRGRLIPFQTISTLPATYKGPVSGADIHVSPDGKFLYASNRDKLNNIVIYSIDRKNGQLVKKGEQASGGKAPRNFMMDPDGNFLLVANQNTDNVVVFKRNKTNGLLKPTGQEIKVPKPVCLKMIGTN, from the coding sequence ATGGAAAAGTATTTACTGATAGGTACTTATACAAAAAGTGCGGAAGAGGGAATTAATGTATACGCATTCAATACAAGTACAGGAACACTACGTTATGTGAGCACTACCAAAAATGTAGAGAACCCATCTTACCTGGTTATTGCACCCGATAAAAAACATGTGTATTCAGTAAATGAAAATAATGACGGCGGAGTAAGTGCTTTTGCGTGGGACACAACAAGTGGAGAGCTGACTTTTTTAAACAAACAGTCTTCAGGTGGTGCGGCACCTTGTTACATCACTACCGATGAGGATGGCAAATATGTTATCGTAGGAAATTATGGTGGAGGAAGTTTATCCATACTGCCTGTTCGTGCTGATGGAAAAATTGATGCGCCGGTACAGACCATCGAACATACCGGAACAGGACCGAACAAGGAAAGACAGGAAAAACCACATGTGCATTGTACCGTATTTGGTCCCGATCATAAATCACTGTATGTGTCGGACCTTGGCATAGACCAGGTAGTGATCTACTCTTACAGGCAGGGCGATGTCTTACCTCTCGTACCGGCAGATACCGGGTATGCCTTGCTGCCACCCGGATCTGGTCCAAGGCATATTACTTTTCATCCCAACGGGAAATGGGCATACCTCATTCACGAACTGGATGGAAAAGTGACTGCCTTTAATTATGTAAGAGGAAGACTGATTCCATTCCAGACTATATCGACATTACCTGCTACCTATAAAGGCCCTGTGTCTGGTGCAGACATTCATGTTTCTCCGGATGGAAAATTTTTATATGCCTCCAACAGAGATAAGTTGAACAACATTGTTATCTACAGCATAGATCGTAAAAACGGACAGCTGGTGAAGAAAGGTGAACAGGCATCAGGAGGAAAAGCGCCGCGCAACTTTATGATGGACCCCGACGGTAACTTTTTGTTAGTGGCAAATCAGAACACCGATAATGTTGTCGTGTTTAAAAGAAATAAAACGAACGGTTTATTAAAACCTACTGGCCAGGAAATTAAAGTTCCGAAACCGGTATGTTTAAAAATGATCGGCACCAATTAA